The DNA segment TGCGAATGGTTGTTTACAAAAGAAGACTTTTGTGATTCCAGGTTACGACCCATTAGACATTAGTTTGTATACTGAAAATGCAAGTAACGATTCTGTAGGTGATGGTAAAGCTTTTGCCTTTGTATTAGGTGGGAAAACGCCTTATACCTATTTATGGTCTGATAGTTCAATCTTGGATTCGATAAGTAATTTATCATTAGGAGATCACTCTTTAATTGTAACTGATCAAAATGGGTGTATTGACACGGCATTATTTAGGATTAATACTACAATGTATCCTGTAGATGAGCAGTTTCAATGTAATAATTCACCTATTCCTGGATCATGCCCTCCAATTACTATAACCTGCCCTTCTCCTTGTACTTCAATTTCGATTGATATGGTTGCAGATTTCGATGCAGATCCTACTGGTACTTCATCATCAGAATGTGCATTTGAATCAGCTGCAGAATTTTTGCAAGGTTTAGACCCAGATGTTGAAAAAACAATATTTATTCCTTTTGGTACTTATATAGTTGGAAGGCAGGAAAATGGTTCAGGATATTATTTAAAAGGTAACAACGTTCTATGTTTTGATGGTATTAATAATTTAACAATTGAGGGCGAAATATTTTATGATGATACCACGACATTGATTTTTGAAAACTGTATGAAAATTGGATCTTTTGATTATCCCAATAATCCGGATGACAGATTACTTATGTGTGTTGATGCTCAAGAATGTGCTTATAATGGAACAGATTATAGTCATATTGCCACTATGGGGCAAATGATTCATTTAAATGAATGTAATAATGTCACAATAAGAAATCTTAAGTTGGACGGTAATCTTGATAATGTAATTGTTGGAGGTGCTTGGCCGAATGGAATGCCATACGATGGAATATTTTTAAATGCATGTCATATTTTTACAATAGAAAATGTAATTACTCAGAATTTTGGTCATGATGGAATTTGGATAAATCATCGTAAAAGTCATTTTAGTGCAAGTCACCAGATTGCTATTCCAAATTTTGCAAATGTAGGTGGCTTTATTAATAATGTTAAATCGACAAATAATTGTAGAACTGGACTTGTATGGGCCGGAGGCAGTGGATTACAAGTGTTCAACTCTGAATTTAGTTGGAATGGAATGCATCGTTATACTTTACAGATGGCAGCTGGTTTAGATATTGAATTTGAAAATAGTAATTTCGCAAATACAAACGGATATTTTTACAATTGTAGGTTTGAGTACAATAATTTTTATGGAATGGTAAATGATGCTCACGCCCAAGTAAATGAATTTACCTCTGCACCAAATTCGTCCTTTAACAGAGATCATATTTTTCGTTTATGTACATTTATTTCAGCCTCTCGACCAAATAGTAAAGCAATACATCCAAATACAAAAGGCATGCATTTTATAGATTGCGATCTTTACGGGTGGTGCGCAAATGCGTATCAAAACGCGCGTTTCTATTTAGGAACAAATGGGCAATTAATAACTTTTCCAGATCAATCGACTTCATTTACGGGTTGCGATTTTTTCGAAGAGTATACAGATCCAATTGACAATATTACACGATCCTTTGGTTGGGATGTAGATGAAACAGGTACTGGTTGTCCCGTACCTTGGCATCATCCACTGGTTGAATTCTCAACAGGTTTGGGGGTACGATTTATAGGTTCAACAATTACAACGAACTATACAATGAAATGGATTCTACTTTCAACTGACGGACAACCAATCATTGTTCCACGTGCTTTATGGAATGTAATTGATATTGGACCATCTGGTGCATCTTCAATTTGGAGGAATTTCGGATTGAATGCATGCGATCCGATTAGTTGTGAAAGAAACCTCGGCTCTATAAATCACACACGTCTTGATAATCCATTGCAAATAATAGGAATAACCGGATTAAATAATGCTTCAGCAGCATGTGGAGGTCAAGATCATTACTATCTTGAAACTCTCGATTTAAGCATCGATGATAGAAATAATAGACTTTGGGGTGATAACATTACAGGAAATCCTTCTCAGGTTTTTCCGGGTTTAAATGTTAGTCCTTCTGTTCCAAAATTCGAGTACATTGATCCATCTCCAATTTCAGTATTTTCTGATTGTTCAAATTGCACTGGATCAAATGATGATTGTTTTGCTTGTTCAACAACAGAACCATCACCCGCCTGTCCACCTACACCGGCTTTAAGAAAAGGGAGCTCTATAAAAGCGGATGTCTCTAATTCAAATGAATTGTCAGTATCTCCTAATCCGGTCAACTCGTTTTTAACAATTGAAAATGAGATTCCTATTCAAGAAATCAAAATATTTGATATCTTTGGTTCACTTGTGTTATCGGTTATGGTTAATAGTTCATACGTTGAATTGCAAGTGTCTTTTTAAAACCAGGCACTTACTTTATTGATGCAGATAATTCACTTCACAAAATGTTTGTCAAGCTATGAAAACACTTTTTCTTTTCTTTTGTGTGATTTTGGTATCGGAGATTGATATAATTGGTCAAACAGTAAACATTTCATGGATTTATTCATATGGAGGCTCTCTTGATGAGTTTCCTGGAACAGTTGCTTCGACAAGCGATGGTCAAATCATATTATTAGGCACTGAAAAATCAAATAATGGTGATATTTCCAATCATATTGGAACGGTCGGTGCTGGTAATGTTTGGTTTGTGACCTTAGACAGTATAGGGGTATTACAGTCAGAAATAAGTCGCGGAGGCACTTCTAGTGAAATAGGAACATATCTTTTACTAAAGGACGATTCAAGTTTCTCAGTTGGAGGCATTACAAGTTCCAATGATGGTGATGTTATAGGAAATCATCCTTGGAGTGGAAATCCTAGTGTTCCTTCTCAAGATTATTGGGTGCTTGAAATGAATTCACTAGGTGGAATTGTCTGGCAACGATGTTATGGAGGAGGAAATGAAGATTATCTAAGTGGAATAACTTCCACTTTTGACAATGGGAGTCTTCTGATCGGGACAACATTAAGTAGTGATGGAGATGTAAGTTGTCAATACTACGATGAAATATGGGTAGTAAAAACTGATTCCGTCGGAAACATAGAATGGACTCATTGCTACGGCGGCATTTATGGAGGTAATGGTGTTTCATGCTGTCAACTGTCAGATAGCAGCTATTTAATAACAGGTTATTCCGAGGCCAATTTCACAAATGCTCATGGTGCTTCGGATGTTGTTGTTTCAAAAATTGATGTAACAGGAAATGTACTTTGGACAAAATGTTATGGAGGTAGTGGGATAGATAATGCGGCTAAGATTTTACCATCAGGACTTAATTTTTATGTCATTGCAAATACGAATTCAATTGACGGAGATGTCACAGGATATATGGGTTATGGAGATATTTGGATGTTTAAATGTGATTCTGCAGGAAATATACTATGGCAAAACTGCTACGGTGGTTTAGGAATAGATTGGTCATATGGTGGTTCCATTACTTCAGACGGAGGACTTATCTTTACCGGTTACTCAACAAGCAATGATTCTGTATTTGTAATTAGCAATCACGGACAGTTTGATGCATGGGCTGCTAAAGTTGACAGCATGGGTAATCTCGAATGGGGTAAATCAATTGGCGGATCTTTGGATGAAGAGGGAAAAGATATTAAAGAAATTGATATCAATCATTACTTGTTAACTGGTTCAACTCAATCTTCAGACGGAGACATGCCGGCAAATAATCATGGGAATAAAGATATTTGGGTTGCTAAACTCGAGGTTCTTCCAACATCAACCCAAAACACATCAACATTTATAAAGGATCTTAATGTTATTTGGTCATCCGGAAAACTTCAGGTAACAATAAATAGCGTGAATGAAAGTTGGCAAAATATTTCCATTACTGATTTGCTTGGAAGGGTTTCTTATATAAGGAAAGTTCGTCTTTTACCTGGAAAAAACAATTTAGAGGTTGGTGGTTCCTTTGAACAGGGAATAAAAGTAGTTACTGTAGGGGATGCTCGTGCGAAAATTGTTATTGCAAATTGATATTCGGCTGAAGTAAACTTCTGGACTGTTCAATAACTTAAGGGAGTTTCGTCCATGAACTATAAAACAATTTATACCTTTACTACTTTTCCAATTCTAAGGAGGCAAGTTAACCAGCTTCAAAGTAGTTTTATCAATAAGTCAAAGTAAAAACATTTCAAGTCTTTCATTCGATTCACTGAATTAATTTGTATCCATCCGACCAACTACATATTTCAAGTTAGAAAAATATTTATTATAAATCTGATTCGTCAGGGCAGTAATTCTTGAAGGCGATTAAATTTCCAGTCGGGTAAAACTTCAAAAACATTTTTCAGCCATGCATAAGGTTCAACACCTTTTAATTTACAAGTGCCCAGTAAAGAATAAATCATAGCAGCACGTTTTGCTGCATCATGTTCAAATGATGGAGATATTCAATTCAATCACGGTAGTAAAGATATATGGCTCGCCAAATTAACCGACACTGGCAATTCCACAACAACTATGGAAACTAATAATAATTCCTTCAATGCATATATTATTGATGGAATTG comes from the Bacteroidota bacterium genome and includes:
- a CDS encoding transposase domain-containing protein; this encodes MIYSLLGTCKLKGVEPYAWLKNVFEVLPDWKFNRLQELLP